The Caloenas nicobarica isolate bCalNic1 chromosome Z, bCalNic1.hap1, whole genome shotgun sequence genome has a segment encoding these proteins:
- the GCNT1 gene encoding beta-1,3-galactosyl-O-glycosyl-glycoprotein beta-1,6-N-acetylglucosaminyltransferase: MLKRKLRFCHNSHFRLFLGLTLILVIISVLKVNQKQDFLSRRHLELTEEDPIGNVNCTKIIEGDIEEIQKVKLETLSVSFKKRPRLTTNDYINMTADCASFTKTRKYIMEPLSNEEAEFPIAYSIVVYHKIDMLDRLLRSIYAPQNFYCIHVDKKSPESFFAAVKGIVSCFDNVFISSQLENVVYASWSRVQADINCMKDLYRRSLNWKYLINLCGMDFPIKTNQEIVEKLKALKGENSLETEKMPVYKEVRWKKHHEIIDGRIKNTGIDKQLPPLSTPVFSGSAYFVVSRRFVEYVLESSKILKFIEWAKDTYSPDEYLWATIQRIPEVPGAVSSSDKYDVSDMNALARFVKWQYFEGDVSKGAPYPPCSGVHVRSVCVFGVGDLNWMLRNHHFFANKFDTEVDPFAVKCLEEYLRHKALYLQKN, encoded by the coding sequence ATGCTGAAGAGGAAATTGCGGTTTTGCCACAACTCACACTTCAGGCTTTTCTTGGGTCTAACTCTTATTTTAGTaatcatttcagttttgaaagttAACCAGAAACAAGACTTCCTAAGTCGGAGACATCTAGAGCTGACAGAAGAAGATCCTATTGGCAATGTTAACTGCACCAAGATTATAGAGGGGGATATAGAAGAAATTCAAAAGGTAAAACTCGAGACATTGTCAGTGTCATTTAAGAAACGACCCAGACTAACAACAAATGATTACATTAACATGACAGCAGACTGTGCCTCCTTCACCAAGACTAGGAAATACATTATGGAACCTCTCAGCAATGAAGAAGCAGAATTTCCAATTGCTTACTCTATAGTGGTTTATCACAAAATTGACATGCTTGATAGACTTCTAAGATCAATCTATGCCCCTCAGAATTTTTACTGCATTCATGTTGACAAAAAGTCTCCAGAatctttttttgctgctgtgaaGGGAATAGTCTCATGTTTTGATAATGTCTTTATTTCCAGCCAGTTAGAAAATGTTGTATATGCTTCATggagcagggtgcaggcagaCATTAACTGCATGAAAGATCTCTACAGAAGAAGTTTGAACTGGAAATATCTAATAAACCTCTGTGGCATGGACTTTCCTATAAAGACCAACCAGGAAATTGTAGAGAAATTAAAAGCCCTTAAAGGTGAAAACagtttggaaacagaaaaaatgccaGTTTATAAAGAAGTAAGGTGGAAAAAACACCATGAGATTATCGATGGTAGAATAAAGAACACAGGCATAGACAAACAACTACCACCTCTCAGTACTCCAGTTTTTTCAGGTAGTGCCTATTTTGTAGTTAGCAGAAGATTTGTAGAATATGTAttagaaagcagcaaaatactTAAGTTCATTGAGTGGGCAAAGGATACTTACAGCCCAGATGAGTACCTGTGGGCAACGATTCAGAGAATCCCTGAAGTCCCAGGCGCAGTTTCTTCGAGTGACAAGTATGATGTTTCTGACATGAATGCACTGGCCAGGTTTGTCAAGTGGCAGTACTTTGAAGGTGATGTGTCCAAAGGTGCACCCTACCCACCATGCAGTGGAGTTCATGTTCGCTCTGTCTGTGTTTTTGGGGTAGGAGACCTGAACTGGATGCTACGAAACCACCACTTCTTTGCTAATAAGTTCGACACTGAAGTTGACCCTTTTGCAGTGAAATGTTTGGAAGAGTATTTGCGACACAAAGCTTTGTATCTGCAAAAGAACTAA
- the LOC136001966 gene encoding riboflavin kinase-like, producing MRPLPYFCRGEVVKGFGRGSKELGIPTANFSEQVVESFPSDMSTGIYYGWACVGNGDVHKMVVSIGWNPFYKNIKKSVETHIIHTFKDDFYGEILSIVITGYIRPEKNFDSVEALISAIQEDIEEAKRQLDLPEHLKLKEDNFFHLPEGKTVNNY from the exons ATGCGGCCCCTGCCGTACTTCTGCCGCGGGGAGGTGGTGAAGGGCTTCGGCAGGGGCTCCAAGGAGCTGGGCATCCCCACCG CTAACTTTTCTGAGCAAGTAGTTGAAAGCTTTCCATCTGATATGTCTACTGGTATATACTATGGATGGGCCTGTGTTGGAAATGGAGATGTGCATAAAATGGTTGTGAGCATAGGATGGAATCCTTTCTACAAGAATATTAAGAAATCAGTG GAAACGCACATTATCCACACCTTCAAAGATGACTTTTACGGAGAAATTCTTAGTATAGTCATAACTGGATATATTCGACCGGAAAAAAACTTTGATTCCGTAG aGGCACTAATTTCAGCAATTCAGGAAGACATTGAAGAAGCAAAAAGACAGCTAGATTTACCAGAGCATCTTAAACTCAAAGAAGATAACTTCTTTCATCTGCCAGAAGGCAAAACAGTGAACAACTACTGA